The DNA region CGGAGATCGTCGAGGTAAACCTGTGAGACGCTCATGAAGGCGCCGACGCGGCGGAAGGACCAGCCTTCGAGGAGCCAGGCCTGGGCGCGGGCGAGCTGGTATTTCCAACCGCCGGGCGGACGGCGGGAGCCGGGGCGTTCGTAGTAGTCGGTGCGCCACGGATCTTGCAGGTCGATCACGTAGGGAACGCCGAGCCAGCGGAGCCAGATACGGCCGAGCGTGAAGGTGACGAACTGGGTGTTGCTCAGGAAAACGACGTCGATTTTTTCGCGGCGGATGAGGCGGGCGCCGGCGAAGAGAAGATGGAACCAGGCGCGGAGGCCGAGGTTGCCGAGACCGAGGCGGCGGGACCACGCGAGCGAAAATGCGCCGCAGCGGTGGATGCGGATGTCGGCGGGAATGGTGGCGCGGAGGGCGTCTTCGCGGGAGCCGTCCTGGCAGGCGGGATCGATGGTGAGGACGATAGGTTCCCAGCCGTTTTCGCGGTAGTACGGAAGGCTCATGCGGACGCGCTGGAGGTCGGGCGCGTTCATCGGCGGGAACGAAGGGCTCACGATGAGCACGCGGCGAAGTGGGCGGGCGTCGGCGGTCATGCGGCGGAGCGGAGCTGGAGCACTTTAATATCCCATGTGAGACCGGCGGGGTTGTGAACCACGTTTTCGTCGGTGAAGGTGAAGTCCCGATACAGGCGGCGCCAGATGGCTTCGTGGTTTCCCGAGCGGTAGTAGGAGACGATCAGAGCGCCGCCGGGAGCGAGAAGCGCAGTGAAAGCGCGGGCGACGCGGGCGGGGTCGCGGGCGTAGCCGAGGGATTCGTTGAAGACGATCGTGTCGAAGAGAGCGTCGGAGGAGCTGGCTGCTGAAGAGTCAGCGGGAGTTGGTTGAGACGGCCAGGTTTCGAAGTCGGTGTGGAGAAACGTTGCGTTGGCGGGAAGGCCGAGGGAGCGGGCGCGTTGGAGGCCTTCTTCGGAGAGATCGAGGCCGGTGTAGCGGGCGACGCGGTCGGGGACGAGGAGCGTGGCGAGGCGTCCGCTGCCGCAGCCGACATCGAGGAGGCAGGGAGACGGATGGAGGCGGGCGATCAGTTGGACGAGGGCGTCGTAGCGGGGCTTTTCTTCGGGGCCGAAAAAGGTGTCCCAGTGACCGGAGCGGTATTCGGCGTCTAGTGCGGAAGCGGGGACTGGTTTGCCGCCGCCGCGCGGGGCGCGCAGAAATTTATAGGCGGCGAAGTCACAGGCTTTGCGCAGGAAGCGGAGCATCAGTTTTCGAAGAAGTATTCTTCGGGGGCGGAGAACATGGCAACGAAACCCTCGGGGAGCGCGGCGTGTTTTTGCGGTGGCAGCGGATCGGTTTGCGAGCGGTAGGCGGCCATGGCGGCGAGTTTTTGCGCGTGCTGTTGGGGGAAGCGGTAGCGGTACACGCGGGCGGAGGAGAAGAGGAGTCGCCAGGCGAGAGACGGGCTCCACCAAGACCAGACGGGGAACTCCAGGATTCGAGGTGAGACGGGGAGATCGGCGAGGGCGGTGGCGACGAGTCGGAAGGCAGCTTCGTGCTCAGAGCTGCGGTCGTGGCGGCAGGGCAGAAGGATTTCGTCGGGATTGAGGTTGCCGATGAACTCGCGGAGGCGGCGGCTGGTGGCGAGGGCGGTGGGCGTGTCGAGGTGGGCGAGTTGACCGTCGGGCAGGTCGAGGAAATGGAGCGAGGAAGAGTCGATGCCGAGAGCGATGGCGGCGGCGCGGGCTTCGGTGGCGCGGAGGGATTTGATGTCGGCGGGAGTTTTTAGCGGATGGCCGGGGTGGGAGGCGCTGCCGTCGGTGAGTAAGAGGATGTGGATGGCGCGACCGGCGGCGGACTGGCGAGCGATCCAGCCGCCGCAGCCGAAGGATTCGTCGTCGGGGTGCGGGGCGATGACGAGGGCGGGGCCGTGCCCGGGAACTCGATACGGTGTGGCGCGGAGTCGCAGAGCGAGACGGAGGGCGGTCGAGAAGGCGCGGCGCAGGCGGAATTTTAGCGTGCGCGGCGGGGTATTCATGCGAGGGCTTTTTCGACGAGGGCGAGGAGACGGGGAGATTCTTTTTCCCAGCAGTATTGGGTCTCGGCTAGGAGGCGGGCGGCTTGTTTGCGGGCAAGGAGGGCGCTGGAATCGGCGAGAAGGTGATCGAGGAGGCGGGCGTGTTCGGTGGCGTCGGCGATGCGGGGGAGGATGAGGCCGGCGTCGGGCGAGCAGGCGAGGACTTCGCGCTGGCCGGCGGTGTCGGTCGCAACGAGGGCGAGGCCGGCGTTGAGGTATTGAAGGATTTTATTGGTGATGGTGAGGTCGCGGTTGACGATGGCGGGGTCTTCGAGGGCGAGGCCGATATCGTGTTCGGCGATGAGCGCGGGGAGTGCGGCGTTGGGGACGAGCGGGAGAAATCGGATGCAGGTGCGCTGGGCGGAGGAAAGCGGGGCGAGGAGTTTTTGTTCGAAGCCGGGGACGGGTTCGCCGAGGAGGACGACGCGGCTGGGGGCGGTGGTGAGTTTCCAGGCGGCGAGGAAGGCTTCGAGGCCGCGGCCGGGGCCGAGGGTTTGGGAGAACCAGAAAAAGGAGGGAGGCGGAGCAGGTTGAGAGTTGAGGGTTGAGGGTTGAGAGACGGAAGGGGCGGGCTGAAGGGGGAAGGCGTTGGTGAGGACTTCGGGGCGGGGGCCGCCGTAGCGGGCGTGGAGGGCGTCGGCGAGGGCGTGGGAGGTGGTGGAGACGTAGCGGGCGCGGTGGAGGAGTTTGCGTTCGGTGGCGCGGAGGAGTTTCAGCGGGCGGTGGGTGCGGTCGGCGGGGAGGAGGTCTTCGGAGTGCCAGTCTTCGAAGTCGGCGGCGACGGGCTGACCGGAGGCAAGGAGGCGGGTGCCGATCCAGTGAGGGAGCTCGTTGTGGACGATGACGAGGTCGGCGTGGTTGACGCGGGCGGCGCGGAGGAGGGCGGCGGGGTTACCGAGAGCGTGAATGGATTCGTAGCCCCGCGCGACTAAGCGGCGGGCGAGCCATTGGCGGAGTCGTTGCGAGAATGAGTGGGGCGCGGGAACGATCTCGTGGCGAAAGTGGCGGCCTTTGAGGAGTTCCTTATCGAGCAGGGCGAGCGCGGGGTCGGGGCTTGGGGTGAGGAGGGTGACGTCGTAGCCGGCAGCGGCGAGCGTGGTGGCTTCTTTGACCGGGCGCGGATTCCGGCAGGGGTGGCCGGAGCTTATGATGAGGATGCGACGGCGGCTGGGCATGACGCGGGATTACTCCCAGAAGCGGTCACGCAGACGGTGCCACCATCGGCGGCTGGCCATGCGGGTTTTGGCTTCGGTCCAGTCGACAAGGCTGGTGTTGAAGTCGTGGTCGCCGAGCTGGGCGGCGGGGAGATCGGCTTTTTCGATACGGGCGATGAGGTCGGGGAGTTTATTGAAGAAGTCTTCGCAGCGGTAGGGCGGGTGGAGCGTCCAGCAGCCGGGAGATGGGCCGGCGAAGTCGAAGCGTTTGAGGCCGCGCTCGCGCATGGCTTCGGTGAAAAGATTTTCAGGGAGTTCCTGTGCGGGGTGTCCGTCGAGAAGAGCCAACAGGCGGGCGCGGAAGGCGGGGGCGCGGGGGACGAGGGCGGTGATGCGTTCGCGGAAGCGGGTGCGGCTGAAAAGAAAAACGCGGGTGCTCATCGCGGAAAAAACGTAGCCATCGATGCCGCCGATGGTTTCGCGGGGAGCTTTGAGTTGTTTCAGCGAGCCGTCGGTCGTGGGTGGACCGGGGAGAGGGGAAAAGAAAAGCAGATCGGTCTGCGTGGTGTAGAGCGGGAGGGCGGCTTCGAGCCAGCGGAGTCCGTCGCCGCCGAAGAAGATGTCGGCGTCGGCGTGAAGGATGAAGTCGTTGCGCGCGTGGTGGAGGCCGAAGAAGTAGGCGTAGTAGGGACCGCCGCGCCAGTCCTTGGTGGGAGGACGGACGTCGCCGAAGAATTCGTCGGCGATGGCGTGGCGGGATTCGCGGGAGTAATCGATTTCGACGATGCGGGCTCCGGGGATTTGCGCGACGATTTCGAGGATGCGGCGGCGGCCTTTTTTCCAGTCTTCGCCGAAGCGCCCGGGGCTGCGGCGGGTGTCGATCGTGAGGAGGATTTCGTTTACGCCGCGCCGCCAGAACTCGACTTGATGGGTGAGGAGTTTTTCCGCGAGGCGGTGATCGCCGGGGGCGAGACTGATCTGGAGAGTGACGGGGAAAGGCGCGGGAGGCATGAGTTAGGGCACGGCTTGGGGCGGACGCGCGGACGACGATGTTTCCTGGAAGCGTGCGGCGGTTTCGCGGTCGAGCAAGTCCCACCAATCGGGATGACGGGAGCGGGCGCGGAGGGTGTGAAATGCAGTGAGCGGGGGGCGGAAGAAGCGGAGCGTGTAGTGAAACCAGTCGCGCGGAGTGATGTGGCGTAGGAGGGCGCGGGCTTCGCGGCATTGGAGCGCAGCGGAGATGAGGGTGTCGGTCATCGGCGGGCGTTGGGAGCGGAAGTCGGCGCAGAGTTGACGGGATTCGTCTGAAGAGAGGCGGGCGTGTTTCAAGAAGCTCGCGGCGAGGAGGGCGAGGGCGGCGCTCCAGTCGCGTGCAGAGTTAGTGCGGGCGGTTTGTTGCGTGATCGTGAACGTGGCGAGCGGCTGCGGGACGTAGAGAAGCGGGTGCGGAAACATGCGCTCGCGGAATGCCTCGACGCAGCCGAAGGGGATTTGCGGAGTCGGGTAACTTTGGCCGGGGCGGGAGCGGAGGAGCATGGCGCCGTTGGCGTGGAGGGCGCCGGTGATCTGGCGAAGCTGGCCCCACGGTTGAAGGCGGGGAGAAACGGCGGCTGGTCCGGACGAGGGCGACGGAGGATTGGCGAAGGTGTTGGTGTCGGTGAGGTGGCCGTCGGGGTCTTCCTGGATGATGTGCTGGTTGCACCACGCGAGCGTGACGGACGGATGGGCGTCCATCGCGGCGAGCATGGTTTCGAGGAAGGTGGGCTCCCAGGTGTTGTCGTCTTCGAGGAGGGCGACGAAGGGCTCGGCGGTGGGCTGGTAGAAACGGTTGAAGGTTTCGATGGGGCCGAGGTTGCGCGCGTGCTGGACAAAGTGGATACGCGGATCGGCGAGGCCGGCGACGAGTTCGCCGG from Nibricoccus aquaticus includes:
- a CDS encoding class I SAM-dependent methyltransferase, translated to MLRFLRKACDFAAYKFLRAPRGGGKPVPASALDAEYRSGHWDTFFGPEEKPRYDALVQLIARLHPSPCLLDVGCGSGRLATLLVPDRVARYTGLDLSEEGLQRARSLGLPANATFLHTDFETWPSQPTPADSSAASSSDALFDTIVFNESLGYARDPARVARAFTALLAPGGALIVSYYRSGNHEAIWRRLYRDFTFTDENVVHNPAGLTWDIKVLQLRSAA
- a CDS encoding glycosyltransferase family 2 protein, which codes for MNASPPESSTARVRVFLPTYRRHALLPRAVASLRAQSFQNWICELHNDDPADPFPGELVAGLADPRIHFVQHARNLGPIETFNRFYQPTAEPFVALLEDDNTWEPTFLETMLAAMDAHPSVTLAWCNQHIIQEDPDGHLTDTNTFANPPSPSSGPAAVSPRLQPWGQLRQITGALHANGAMLLRSRPGQSYPTPQIPFGCVEAFRERMFPHPLLYVPQPLATFTITQQTARTNSARDWSAALALLAASFLKHARLSSDESRQLCADFRSQRPPMTDTLISAALQCREARALLRHITPRDWFHYTLRFFRPPLTAFHTLRARSRHPDWWDLLDRETAARFQETSSSARPPQAVP
- a CDS encoding PIG-L deacetylase family protein, with protein sequence MNTPPRTLKFRLRRAFSTALRLALRLRATPYRVPGHGPALVIAPHPDDESFGCGGWIARQSAAGRAIHILLLTDGSASHPGHPLKTPADIKSLRATEARAAAIALGIDSSSLHFLDLPDGQLAHLDTPTALATSRRLREFIGNLNPDEILLPCRHDRSSEHEAAFRLVATALADLPVSPRILEFPVWSWWSPSLAWRLLFSSARVYRYRFPQQHAQKLAAMAAYRSQTDPLPPQKHAALPEGFVAMFSAPEEYFFEN
- a CDS encoding glycosyltransferase; translation: MPSRRRILIISSGHPCRNPRPVKEATTLAAAGYDVTLLTPSPDPALALLDKELLKGRHFRHEIVPAPHSFSQRLRQWLARRLVARGYESIHALGNPAALLRAARVNHADLVIVHNELPHWIGTRLLASGQPVAADFEDWHSEDLLPADRTHRPLKLLRATERKLLHRARYVSTTSHALADALHARYGGPRPEVLTNAFPLQPAPSVSQPSTLNSQPAPPPSFFWFSQTLGPGRGLEAFLAAWKLTTAPSRVVLLGEPVPGFEQKLLAPLSSAQRTCIRFLPLVPNAALPALIAEHDIGLALEDPAIVNRDLTITNKILQYLNAGLALVATDTAGQREVLACSPDAGLILPRIADATEHARLLDHLLADSSALLARKQAARLLAETQYCWEKESPRLLALVEKALA